From a region of the Salinispira pacifica genome:
- a CDS encoding citrate/2-methylcitrate synthase yields the protein MTKVEYSKGLEGVVAAESAICRIDGQAGELYYRGYPISELARKASFEEVIYLLLYGDLPTKSEYEGFHLRVRTQRDIKPEILEMVKGFPRDTHPMELLQSSIAYLSSYIDHKIHHGPNCHCTSTLHQVTQLATVVAAFHRIKNGKDYVPPRKDLSFGANFLYMLKGEEPTKLDGDIMDAAFILHAEHHFNASTFTARVVASTKSTCYSSISAAIGALYGSLHGGANERVMNMVHEVGTPDNAKAWVENALKEKQKIMGMGHRVYRAKDPRAVIMEEFLETLSKEKGDDSSYQILKTIEEVVGAHMKEKGKDVYPNVDFFSGAVYDLLGIPKSLFTPIFASSRVAGWLAHVLEQREDNRIYRPTAIYTGPEGKHVTALEERS from the coding sequence ATGACCAAAGTTGAATACTCAAAGGGGCTGGAAGGTGTTGTTGCTGCGGAAAGTGCCATCTGCCGGATCGACGGACAGGCCGGTGAACTGTATTACCGCGGATATCCCATATCCGAGCTGGCCAGGAAGGCATCTTTCGAGGAAGTGATTTACCTGCTGCTGTACGGGGATCTTCCCACCAAATCCGAGTATGAGGGATTCCATCTGAGGGTGAGAACCCAAAGAGACATCAAACCGGAAATCCTTGAGATGGTGAAGGGCTTCCCCCGGGATACCCATCCCATGGAGCTTCTTCAATCCAGCATTGCATATCTCAGTTCCTATATCGATCACAAAATTCATCACGGGCCGAACTGTCACTGCACCAGCACCCTCCACCAGGTCACCCAGCTGGCAACGGTGGTGGCTGCTTTCCATCGGATAAAAAACGGAAAAGACTACGTGCCTCCCCGAAAAGACCTGAGTTTCGGAGCCAACTTCCTCTATATGCTGAAAGGGGAGGAGCCCACCAAACTTGACGGGGATATCATGGATGCGGCATTTATTCTTCATGCCGAACATCATTTTAACGCATCCACATTTACCGCCCGGGTTGTCGCATCCACCAAATCAACATGCTACAGCAGCATTTCTGCAGCCATCGGAGCCCTCTATGGAAGCCTTCACGGGGGAGCGAACGAACGGGTCATGAATATGGTGCATGAAGTGGGCACTCCGGATAATGCCAAGGCATGGGTTGAAAATGCTCTGAAAGAGAAACAGAAAATTATGGGCATGGGACACAGGGTGTACCGGGCCAAAGATCCCCGTGCGGTAATTATGGAAGAGTTTCTTGAAACCCTCTCCAAAGAGAAAGGAGACGACAGTTCATACCAGATTCTGAAAACAATTGAAGAGGTTGTGGGGGCTCACATGAAGGAGAAGGGAAAGGACGTGTATCCCAACGTGGACTTCTTCTCCGGTGCCGTGTACGACCTTCTGGGCATTCCGAAAAGCCTGTTCACACCCATTTTTGCCTCCTCGCGGGTGGCCGGCTGGCTGGCTCATGTTCTTGAGCAGCGGGAGGATAACCGGATTTACCGCCCCACAGCAATCTACACCGGACCCGAGGGAAAGCACGTAACGGCTCTGGAGGAGCGATCCTGA
- the lpdA gene encoding dihydrolipoyl dehydrogenase, whose protein sequence is MSDENVFDLAVIGAGPGGYVAAIRAAQLDMKVVIIEQMESPGGTCLNVGCIPSKAMLDSSGRYHELEHILPEHGIQAKALTLDLEKMTARKQAVVKKLTGGVDSLIKGNKITKIEGRGVLGAPDENNVHTVQIFDHDNSQWERSSGGLNQYSTEKDSGEEKRKAREQIKASRVLLAAGSVPVELPFMPFDGKQILSSTGALSLTDVPKSMAIIGAGAIGLEMASVWASLGSKVTVIEMMDQILPGWDSQLARTLMRDLKKLGVEFILKNSVTKAKHLKTGVKLTLENDPGELKAEKVLVAVGRRPALDTAGIRDAGIELDSDSRRIAVDENYQTSVSGVYAIGDLIHGPMLAHKAEEDGVTAVERMAGIPAHFDYGVIPGVVYTHPEGATVGANEEELKKEGREYAKGVFPIPANGRALAMGSESGFVKILADAKTDRVLGAQILSPWASDLISEIVSIMEMKGSSEDIARIVHAHPTLPEAVKEAALAVKKRSIHSLR, encoded by the coding sequence ATGAGCGATGAAAATGTGTTTGATCTGGCGGTGATAGGGGCGGGACCCGGCGGCTATGTTGCTGCCATCCGGGCGGCTCAGCTGGATATGAAAGTTGTGATAATCGAGCAGATGGAAAGCCCCGGCGGCACCTGCCTCAATGTGGGCTGCATTCCTTCCAAAGCCATGCTCGATTCCAGCGGGCGCTACCATGAGCTGGAACATATTCTGCCGGAACATGGAATTCAGGCCAAAGCCCTGACTCTCGATCTGGAGAAAATGACTGCCCGAAAGCAGGCCGTGGTAAAGAAACTCACCGGCGGAGTTGATTCGCTTATTAAAGGAAATAAAATCACAAAGATTGAAGGCCGGGGGGTATTGGGTGCTCCGGATGAAAATAACGTGCACACTGTTCAGATATTCGACCATGACAACAGCCAATGGGAACGGAGCAGCGGCGGACTGAACCAGTACTCCACGGAAAAAGATTCCGGAGAAGAGAAGAGAAAGGCCAGAGAGCAGATTAAAGCATCCAGAGTGCTTCTGGCTGCAGGAAGCGTGCCGGTTGAACTCCCGTTTATGCCCTTTGACGGCAAACAGATTCTTTCATCCACCGGAGCACTGAGTCTCACGGATGTTCCCAAGAGCATGGCCATTATCGGTGCCGGAGCCATTGGACTGGAAATGGCCTCTGTCTGGGCTTCATTGGGTTCCAAAGTCACGGTTATCGAGATGATGGACCAGATTCTTCCGGGCTGGGACAGTCAGCTTGCCAGGACTCTGATGAGAGATCTGAAAAAACTGGGGGTTGAATTTATCCTGAAAAATTCAGTCACCAAGGCGAAACATCTGAAAACCGGAGTGAAACTGACCCTGGAAAATGATCCCGGAGAGCTGAAAGCGGAAAAAGTACTTGTCGCCGTGGGACGCAGGCCGGCTCTCGATACCGCAGGAATCCGGGATGCGGGTATAGAGCTGGATTCCGACAGCCGCAGAATTGCCGTGGATGAGAATTATCAGACCAGCGTGTCCGGAGTGTACGCCATCGGGGATTTGATCCACGGCCCAATGCTTGCCCATAAAGCGGAAGAGGACGGCGTTACCGCAGTGGAACGGATGGCGGGTATTCCTGCCCATTTCGATTACGGGGTCATTCCCGGTGTGGTCTACACCCACCCCGAAGGCGCTACGGTGGGTGCCAATGAGGAAGAGCTGAAAAAAGAGGGGCGGGAGTACGCAAAAGGCGTTTTTCCCATTCCGGCCAACGGACGGGCTCTTGCCATGGGAAGCGAAAGCGGATTTGTAAAAATTCTGGCAGATGCGAAAACCGACCGGGTGCTGGGAGCACAGATACTCAGCCCCTGGGCAAGCGATCTTATAAGTGAAATTGTAAGCATTATGGAAATGAAAGGCAGCAGTGAGGATATTGCGAGAATTGTACACGCCCATCCCACGCTGCCGGAAGCCGTGAAAGAAGCTGCGCTGGCGGTGAAAAAGCGCAGCATTCACAGTCTGCGCTAA
- the odhB gene encoding 2-oxoglutarate dehydrogenase complex dihydrolipoyllysine-residue succinyltransferase: MIEIVVPNVGESVSSGIIAAWLKKDGDAVEEGDNLFELETDKATMEVPATASGVLHIDAREGDEVEVGAAVGRIDENASAPAQSSGDTARGNEESESKSQSGAKSGAKSGGKEKSGAKTAEDTAGSPTKEPAAAQKNTPEKQGTPEKSPAGRQQTGSGQQQGPAKKKRSLDDLSPAVRRLVEELDLDPSDIPGSGPEHRLLKEDVQRYVKQGAGSGGSGSRSPASGGAALHGDIDPDRQERVPMTNLRKRISERLVESKQTAAHLTTFNEVDMKAVMDIRKEYKESFEKKHGVRLGFMSFFLKAAVKALKEYPQVNAFVDGTDIIYNKFFDIGVALSSDRGLMTPVVRDCESKGFAEIETIILDFIQRAQKKKIMPDELMGGTFTISNGGVFGSMLSTPIPNPPQTAVLGMHTIQQRPVVRNGEIVIRPMMYLALTYDHRILDGREAIGFLKTIKEAVEDPNSLLLDV, translated from the coding sequence ATGATTGAAATTGTTGTTCCCAATGTGGGTGAATCGGTGAGTTCGGGCATTATCGCTGCGTGGCTGAAAAAGGACGGCGATGCGGTTGAAGAGGGTGATAACCTTTTTGAACTGGAAACCGACAAGGCCACAATGGAAGTTCCCGCCACCGCATCAGGAGTTCTTCATATTGATGCCCGGGAGGGCGATGAAGTCGAAGTGGGCGCAGCCGTGGGTCGCATAGATGAGAACGCCTCCGCTCCGGCACAGTCTTCCGGCGATACGGCCCGGGGGAATGAAGAATCCGAATCAAAATCACAATCCGGTGCAAAATCCGGTGCAAAAAGCGGCGGCAAAGAAAAATCAGGTGCAAAAACCGCCGAAGATACGGCAGGCTCCCCGACTAAGGAACCCGCCGCTGCACAGAAAAACACCCCTGAAAAACAAGGGACACCTGAAAAATCCCCAGCCGGAAGGCAGCAGACCGGTTCCGGGCAGCAGCAGGGACCGGCAAAGAAGAAGCGAAGCCTGGATGATCTTTCTCCCGCCGTTCGCAGACTTGTTGAGGAACTGGACCTTGATCCGTCGGACATTCCCGGTAGCGGGCCGGAGCACCGCCTGTTGAAAGAGGATGTTCAGCGCTATGTTAAGCAGGGCGCGGGTTCCGGCGGTTCCGGTTCCAGGTCCCCGGCTTCCGGCGGGGCAGCCCTGCACGGGGATATTGATCCCGACCGTCAGGAACGGGTTCCCATGACCAATCTGCGCAAACGTATCTCGGAACGTCTGGTGGAGAGTAAACAGACTGCGGCCCATCTTACAACCTTCAACGAAGTGGATATGAAAGCCGTCATGGATATCAGAAAAGAGTACAAGGAAAGCTTTGAGAAAAAGCACGGTGTGCGTCTGGGATTCATGAGCTTTTTCCTGAAGGCTGCGGTAAAAGCCCTGAAGGAGTATCCCCAGGTAAATGCCTTTGTGGACGGCACGGATATCATTTACAACAAATTTTTTGATATCGGCGTTGCCCTTTCATCAGACCGGGGGCTGATGACTCCGGTGGTGAGGGACTGTGAGTCCAAGGGATTTGCGGAAATCGAAACCATCATCCTGGATTTTATCCAGCGGGCGCAAAAGAAGAAGATCATGCCCGACGAACTGATGGGGGGAACGTTCACCATTTCCAACGGAGGGGTGTTCGGTTCCATGCTTTCAACTCCCATCCCCAATCCCCCGCAGACGGCAGTTCTGGGCATGCATACCATTCAGCAGCGCCCGGTAGTCCGGAACGGGGAAATTGTGATCCGGCCCATGATGTATCTGGCTCTGACCTATGATCACCGGATTCTGGACGGAAGGGAGGCCATCGGGTTTCTGAAAACCATCAAGGAAGCGGTGGAAGATCCAAACAGTCTGCTGCTGGACGTCTAG
- a CDS encoding 2-oxoglutarate dehydrogenase E1 component has protein sequence MIGNYLHLSDADFIDELYREWQKDPDSVDEHWKGYFQRLHNGQLDAALEGEGFTDPRENRNSGPVAGSGEPAILNPENPDTGARGLTSSGMKTPLPVSRDSQAYKQSRVNAMIWAYRDIGYLYAELNPLKGYITPDLWYMMFSIEGTYETLTLEEFGLSEEDLDTTFLTGRFMPEESLTLREIVERMRRIYCGTVGSEILHIQNKAVRNWLLKRLEGEKARSPWGPDEQVRFQRDLIRAEEFERFIHSNFIGQKRFSLEGGEVLIPALHYLFDHMLEYGVEETVLGMAHRGRLNVFVNAMGKPAKDIFARFVDNYVPHTYGGSGDVKYHLGFSTDYRPEGRDESLHIGLVANPSHLEAVNPVVEGKTRGVQRRRKDRHRKKVIPVLIHGDSAFSGQGVVAETLNLSQLKGYKTGGTIHIIVNNQIGFTTASRDSRSTFFATDIAKSISIPVFHANSDDPEGVVWAMDLALKFRQKFGQDVIVDIICYRRLGHNEADEPSFSHPKMYNQIKKHKTARELYADTLDDQGVWKLTDQKEYSKRYVGELKTHLNEAREGFEPSMDDAYQGAVWKDFRRTYSHEPVPTGVERKTLDKIAEVLVTLPDNFHVHPKLERFTKGRRKQYFEDDGIDWAFAESLAFGSLLLEGHSIRLSGEDCRRGTFSQRHAVWWDVESSEPKSYVPLRFMEDNQGWFSVYDSPLSEFAVLGFDYGYSLAMPNDLILWEGQFGDFVNGAQVIIDQFIAAAETKWFRSSGLVMLLPHGYEGQGPEHSSAFYERFLSLCADQNLQVVNATTPAQYFHVLRRQMKQDYRKPLIIMSPKSLLRSKDCASSVAELENGHFQTVIDDRADAKKVRRLILCSGKVYYDLIAQKEEREAEDTAIIRLEQPYPFPAERLSEVISSYSKAERFLWVQEETENRGAWQFVHYRQERFMPEGRRLEYVGRKASPSPATGSHKQHAQELADIMEAAFS, from the coding sequence ATGATAGGAAATTATCTACATCTGAGCGACGCGGATTTTATCGATGAGCTGTATCGTGAATGGCAGAAAGATCCCGATTCAGTGGATGAGCACTGGAAGGGATATTTTCAGCGTCTGCACAACGGTCAGCTGGATGCGGCGCTGGAAGGAGAGGGATTTACCGATCCCCGGGAGAACCGGAACAGCGGACCTGTGGCCGGTTCCGGGGAGCCGGCAATTCTGAATCCCGAGAATCCGGATACCGGTGCCCGGGGGCTGACCAGCTCGGGAATGAAAACCCCTCTTCCCGTCAGCCGGGACAGCCAGGCATACAAACAGTCCCGGGTAAACGCCATGATCTGGGCTTACCGGGATATCGGCTATCTCTACGCGGAACTCAATCCCCTGAAAGGATATATCACACCGGACCTGTGGTACATGATGTTTTCCATCGAGGGCACCTACGAGACTCTCACCCTTGAGGAGTTCGGGTTGTCTGAGGAAGATCTTGATACCACCTTTCTCACCGGACGCTTCATGCCCGAAGAGAGCCTGACTCTCAGGGAAATTGTTGAACGGATGCGCAGAATTTACTGCGGTACCGTGGGATCCGAGATTCTCCACATACAGAATAAGGCGGTACGCAACTGGCTGTTGAAGCGGCTGGAAGGGGAAAAGGCCCGGTCACCCTGGGGGCCTGATGAACAGGTCCGGTTTCAGCGGGATCTGATCAGGGCCGAAGAGTTTGAACGCTTCATCCACTCGAATTTTATCGGGCAGAAACGCTTCTCTCTTGAAGGGGGGGAAGTGCTTATTCCTGCCCTGCATTATCTGTTTGATCATATGCTAGAATACGGAGTGGAGGAAACCGTGCTGGGTATGGCCCATCGTGGCCGCCTGAATGTATTCGTGAATGCCATGGGAAAGCCTGCCAAGGATATTTTCGCCCGTTTTGTTGATAATTATGTTCCCCATACCTACGGGGGCAGCGGGGATGTGAAATATCACCTGGGGTTTTCCACCGATTACCGGCCGGAAGGCCGGGATGAATCCCTGCACATCGGGCTGGTTGCAAATCCCAGCCATCTGGAAGCGGTGAACCCGGTGGTTGAAGGGAAAACCCGGGGAGTTCAGCGCAGGAGAAAGGATCGGCACCGGAAAAAGGTGATACCTGTTCTCATTCACGGTGATTCTGCATTTTCCGGGCAGGGTGTGGTTGCTGAAACCCTGAATTTGTCCCAGCTGAAGGGGTATAAGACCGGCGGGACTATCCATATTATCGTGAATAATCAGATCGGGTTCACCACCGCAAGCCGTGACAGCCGTTCCACGTTTTTTGCCACGGATATTGCCAAATCCATTTCCATCCCCGTGTTTCATGCAAACAGCGATGACCCCGAAGGGGTGGTGTGGGCCATGGATCTTGCGCTGAAATTCCGTCAGAAATTCGGCCAGGACGTGATTGTGGATATTATCTGCTATCGCCGCCTGGGGCATAACGAGGCCGACGAACCCAGTTTCAGCCATCCCAAGATGTACAACCAGATTAAAAAGCACAAAACCGCACGTGAGCTCTATGCTGATACCCTTGACGACCAAGGCGTGTGGAAACTGACTGATCAGAAAGAGTACAGCAAGCGGTATGTGGGGGAATTGAAAACCCATCTGAATGAGGCCCGTGAAGGCTTCGAGCCCAGCATGGATGACGCCTACCAGGGTGCAGTTTGGAAGGATTTCCGGCGCACGTACAGCCATGAGCCGGTTCCCACCGGTGTGGAACGCAAGACGCTGGATAAAATCGCCGAAGTGCTGGTCACCCTTCCGGACAATTTCCATGTACATCCCAAGCTTGAACGGTTTACCAAGGGGCGCAGAAAACAGTATTTCGAGGATGACGGCATAGACTGGGCGTTCGCCGAGAGTCTTGCCTTCGGGTCTCTTCTGTTGGAAGGCCACTCCATCCGGCTCAGCGGAGAGGATTGCCGACGGGGTACCTTCTCCCAGCGACATGCTGTGTGGTGGGATGTGGAGAGTTCAGAGCCGAAATCCTATGTTCCGCTGCGGTTCATGGAAGATAATCAGGGCTGGTTTTCGGTATATGACAGCCCCCTCAGCGAATTTGCAGTTTTGGGTTTTGATTACGGATACAGCCTTGCCATGCCCAACGATCTGATCCTCTGGGAAGGACAGTTCGGAGACTTTGTGAACGGAGCCCAGGTGATTATCGATCAGTTTATCGCCGCGGCGGAAACCAAGTGGTTCCGCTCATCGGGACTGGTGATGCTTCTCCCCCACGGATATGAAGGTCAGGGGCCCGAACATTCCAGTGCATTTTATGAACGGTTCCTCAGTCTCTGTGCGGATCAGAATCTGCAGGTGGTGAACGCAACCACTCCCGCCCAGTATTTCCATGTATTGCGCAGGCAGATGAAGCAGGATTACCGCAAGCCCCTGATTATCATGAGTCCCAAAAGTCTGCTCCGCTCCAAGGACTGCGCCAGTTCGGTTGCCGAGCTGGAAAACGGCCATTTCCAGACCGTCATCGACGACCGGGCGGATGCAAAGAAGGTCCGCAGGCTCATTCTCTGCAGCGGCAAGGTGTACTACGACCTGATCGCCCAAAAGGAAGAGCGGGAAGCGGAAGATACGGCAATTATCCGGCTGGAACAGCCCTATCCTTTCCCGGCTGAGCGATTGAGCGAAGTGATATCATCCTATTCCAAGGCTGAACGCTTCCTCTGGGTCCAGGAGGAAACGGAAAACCGCGGAGCATGGCAGTTCGTTCACTACAGACAGGAGCGGTTCATGCCTGAAGGTCGCCGGCTTGAGTATGTGGGGCGGAAGGCCTCACCAAGTCCGGCAACCGGAAGCCATAAACAGCATGCTCAGGAATTGGCGGATATTATGGAAGCCGCATTTTCGTGA
- the sucD gene encoding succinate--CoA ligase subunit alpha, translating into MSILINEKTNVLVQGITGRDGSFHARTMLKDGTNIVAGVTPGKGGQEMDGVPVYNSVADAKAAQKIDATVIFVPPKFANAAVREAADNGIPLIICITEGVPVNEMLDTYHYVKEKGLTLIGPNCPGVISPGKSKIGIMPLKIHKEGRIGVISRSGTLTYEVVHALTTNGMGQSTCVGIGGDPIVGSSFIDLLKLFNEDPDTDAVVMIGEIGGEDEEAAADFIKDNMKKPVAGFISGRTAPPGKRMGHAGAIISGGKGTPDAKVKALEDAGVKVANTPSEIPGILKEKLA; encoded by the coding sequence ATGAGCATACTGATAAATGAAAAAACGAATGTACTGGTACAGGGCATCACCGGAAGGGACGGAAGCTTCCATGCCCGCACCATGCTGAAAGACGGCACCAATATCGTAGCAGGGGTTACCCCCGGCAAGGGCGGTCAGGAGATGGACGGAGTTCCGGTGTACAACAGCGTGGCCGATGCCAAGGCAGCCCAAAAGATCGACGCAACGGTGATCTTTGTTCCCCCGAAGTTTGCAAATGCGGCGGTGAGGGAAGCTGCAGATAACGGCATTCCCCTGATTATCTGCATTACCGAAGGGGTGCCGGTGAACGAAATGCTGGATACCTATCATTACGTGAAAGAGAAGGGGCTCACTCTCATCGGTCCCAACTGTCCGGGGGTGATCAGTCCGGGTAAATCCAAGATCGGAATCATGCCCCTGAAAATTCACAAGGAAGGCCGGATCGGGGTGATCAGCCGCAGCGGAACCCTCACCTATGAAGTGGTCCATGCCCTCACCACCAACGGTATGGGGCAGTCAACCTGCGTGGGCATCGGCGGCGACCCCATTGTGGGTTCCAGTTTTATTGATCTTCTCAAGCTTTTTAACGAAGACCCGGACACCGATGCGGTGGTGATGATCGGAGAAATCGGCGGTGAAGACGAAGAAGCAGCTGCGGATTTCATTAAAGATAACATGAAAAAACCTGTGGCGGGATTTATATCCGGACGCACCGCCCCTCCGGGAAAGCGGATGGGACACGCAGGGGCAATTATTTCCGGTGGCAAAGGAACTCCCGATGCCAAGGTGAAAGCCCTTGAAGATGCGGGAGTAAAGGTTGCGAACACCCCCAGTGAGATTCCCGGAATTTTGAAGGAAAAACTGGCCTGA
- the sucC gene encoding ADP-forming succinate--CoA ligase subunit beta, with protein sequence MNVHEYQGKELFQSYGIDVGPQYLATTAAEARDAYEKLGGTVVVKAQVLVGGRGKAGGVKVAKSADETEARAKEILGLDIKGLKVEKVLIVPASDIKKEFYVGLTMDRFNKYLVLMMSAEGGVEIEQLAVDRPDAIKKFPIYPSRGIDWKALNPVLKEVFGTDDLAKQAGEHVEKLFQIYMEKDCTLVEINPFAIVDDGRLMALDAKVNFDDNGLFKHADVEEMRNPEENSQDELDAKAAGLSFVSMDGNIGCIVNGAGLAMATMDIIKLFGGEPANFLDVGGSSNPNKMVSAIKIILNNPKVDAILINIFGGITRCDDIANGLLMAMKEVDIKVPLVIRLIGTNDEEGRKILQDAGLKASTDLNEAVKSVVAAI encoded by the coding sequence ATGAACGTACATGAGTATCAGGGAAAGGAATTGTTTCAATCCTACGGCATAGACGTGGGTCCCCAGTATCTTGCCACAACTGCGGCGGAAGCCAGAGATGCCTATGAGAAGCTGGGGGGAACCGTTGTGGTGAAAGCCCAGGTTCTGGTGGGCGGCCGGGGAAAAGCCGGCGGTGTGAAGGTTGCAAAGAGCGCCGATGAGACAGAGGCCCGGGCTAAGGAAATACTGGGTCTGGACATTAAAGGACTGAAAGTGGAAAAGGTTCTGATTGTTCCGGCATCGGATATTAAAAAAGAATTTTACGTGGGTCTGACCATGGACCGCTTCAACAAGTATCTGGTGTTGATGATGAGTGCGGAAGGGGGAGTTGAAATAGAGCAGCTTGCGGTTGACCGCCCCGACGCCATCAAGAAGTTTCCCATTTATCCTTCCCGGGGAATCGACTGGAAGGCACTGAATCCTGTGCTGAAGGAAGTGTTCGGAACCGACGATCTGGCAAAACAGGCCGGGGAACATGTTGAAAAACTGTTTCAGATATATATGGAGAAGGACTGTACCCTGGTTGAGATCAATCCCTTTGCAATTGTGGATGACGGCAGACTGATGGCCCTGGATGCCAAGGTGAACTTCGACGATAACGGTCTGTTCAAACATGCAGATGTCGAAGAGATGCGCAATCCCGAGGAAAACAGCCAGGATGAGCTGGATGCCAAGGCTGCGGGGCTGAGCTTCGTGAGCATGGACGGGAATATCGGATGTATTGTGAACGGTGCCGGACTGGCCATGGCAACCATGGATATTATCAAGCTGTTCGGGGGAGAACCTGCGAACTTTCTGGATGTGGGAGGCAGCTCCAATCCCAACAAGATGGTAAGCGCCATCAAGATCATCCTGAACAATCCCAAGGTGGACGCCATCCTGATCAATATTTTCGGCGGCATTACCCGCTGTGACGACATTGCCAATGGACTTCTTATGGCGATGAAAGAGGTGGATATCAAAGTGCCCCTGGTGATCAGGCTGATCGGAACCAATGATGAAGAGGGCCGGAAGATTTTGCAGGATGCGGGTCTCAAAGCATCAACTGATCTTAACGAAGCGGTGAAGAGTGTGGTGGCCGCCATATAA
- the sdhA gene encoding succinate dehydrogenase flavoprotein subunit — MIHEFDAVIIGAGGSGLYAALEASKSSKTAVISKLYPSRSHTGAAQGGIGAALGNYEEDKPEWHAFDTVKGGDYLVDQKAAMILAEEAVHAVYDLENKGLPFSRTPEGKIGQRRFGGHTRNFGEAAVRRSCYAADRTGHMILQTLYQQCIKNDVSFFDEFQAVELIMDGNKVAGIVALELKTGEIHIFRSKAVMFATGGFGRMFKTTSNALANTGDGPALVARAGIPLMDMEFFQFHPTGIYKMGILITEGVRGEGGILRNSKGERFMEKYAPTLLDLAPRDMVSRAIMTEIAEGKGIRGDRGIDDYVYLDATHLGREVVEERIPDIADFCRTYLDVDPAEKPMPVQPTAHYAMGGIPTNVHGQVTTGAQLYEGLYAAGEAACVSVHGANRLGTNSLVDLVVFGRRAGQHIAEYVKGADMPALPSGAGDAFREKLARLKDGKKGAHPGPIFTEMQESMMKNVGVYRTEDEMAQAVKDVQSLRDRCHELRVEDPAAQFNSDILGILELENLLDISLITAESALNRRESRGAHSRKDFPDRDDKQWLKHTLAGIDGDKVKIDYKEVDTSIWEPKPRKY; from the coding sequence TTGATACATGAATTTGATGCGGTAATTATTGGTGCCGGCGGATCGGGCCTCTATGCTGCGCTGGAAGCAAGCAAGTCTTCCAAAACAGCGGTGATTTCCAAGCTCTATCCATCCAGAAGTCATACAGGTGCTGCCCAGGGCGGTATCGGTGCGGCCCTGGGGAACTATGAAGAAGACAAGCCCGAGTGGCATGCCTTCGACACGGTGAAGGGTGGAGATTATCTGGTGGACCAGAAAGCCGCCATGATTCTCGCCGAAGAAGCAGTGCATGCCGTGTACGATCTGGAAAACAAGGGTCTGCCGTTTTCCAGAACCCCCGAAGGAAAAATCGGTCAACGACGCTTCGGCGGTCACACCAGGAATTTCGGAGAAGCGGCGGTTCGCAGATCCTGTTATGCAGCGGACCGGACCGGTCACATGATTCTTCAGACCCTGTATCAGCAGTGTATTAAGAATGATGTGTCGTTTTTCGATGAGTTCCAGGCCGTGGAACTGATTATGGACGGTAACAAGGTGGCGGGTATTGTGGCCCTGGAATTGAAAACCGGGGAGATCCACATTTTCCGTTCCAAAGCGGTGATGTTTGCAACAGGCGGTTTCGGCCGGATGTTCAAGACCACTTCCAATGCCCTGGCCAATACCGGTGACGGTCCGGCCCTTGTGGCCCGTGCGGGAATCCCTCTCATGGACATGGAGTTCTTCCAGTTTCATCCCACCGGAATTTACAAGATGGGAATTCTCATAACAGAGGGTGTTCGCGGAGAGGGGGGAATCCTTCGAAACTCCAAGGGCGAACGTTTCATGGAAAAATATGCGCCAACCCTTCTGGACCTGGCTCCCAGAGATATGGTCAGCCGGGCCATTATGACCGAAATCGCCGAAGGCAAGGGAATCCGGGGTGACCGGGGTATTGATGATTATGTCTATCTGGATGCCACCCATCTGGGCAGGGAAGTGGTTGAGGAGCGGATACCGGATATCGCCGACTTCTGCCGAACCTATCTTGATGTGGATCCGGCGGAGAAACCCATGCCGGTTCAGCCCACCGCCCACTACGCCATGGGGGGAATCCCCACCAACGTCCACGGACAGGTCACGACAGGTGCTCAACTGTATGAAGGACTTTACGCCGCCGGAGAGGCTGCATGTGTAAGCGTTCACGGAGCCAACCGGCTGGGAACCAACAGTCTGGTGGATCTGGTGGTGTTCGGACGCCGTGCCGGCCAGCATATTGCAGAGTATGTGAAAGGCGCTGATATGCCGGCTCTGCCCTCCGGAGCAGGAGATGCCTTCCGGGAAAAGCTTGCCCGCCTGAAAGACGGCAAAAAGGGCGCTCATCCCGGCCCGATTTTCACCGAAATGCAGGAAAGCATGATGAAAAACGTCGGAGTGTACCGCACCGAGGACGAAATGGCCCAGGCGGTGAAGGATGTGCAATCCCTGAGGGACCGGTGCCATGAGCTTCGGGTGGAAGATCCTGCTGCCCAGTTCAACTCGGACATCCTCGGAATCCTGGAGCTGGAGAATCTCCTGGATATCAGCCTGATAACGGCCGAAAGCGCACTGAACCGCAGGGAAAGCCGGGGCGCCCACAGCCGTAAGGATTTTCCCGACCGGGATGACAAGCAGTGGCTGAAGCATACACTGGCAGGGATTGACGGCGACAAAGTGAAGATTGATTACAAAGAAGTGGATACCAGCATCTGGGAACCCAAGCCCCGGAAATACTAG